The following are encoded together in the Streptomyces sp. NBC_00358 genome:
- a CDS encoding cytochrome P450: protein MTTESHSPAGTEEPPLGAPPPGCPAHGIRAGGGPGVGPGGLRRLYGPEAEDLDALYEKLRAEHGPVAPVLLHNDVPIWVVLGHAENLHMVSTPAHYARDSRLWTAVQDGTAGDDHPLAPHIAWQPICSHAEGDEHLRLRGAVTGAMSTIDFRSLRRYINRATQRLVNVFCELGEADLVGQFAEHLPMSVLCEIIGMPEDYNDRMVQATRDLLKGTDTAIASNEYVMGVLTQHTLRRRAEPEDDFTSHLINHPARLTDDEVAQHLRLVLLAAYEATANLIANVLRMVLTDPRFRAQLNGGQMTVPEAVEQSLWNEPPFSAVLGYFAKQDTELGGRRIRKGDGLLFGIAPGNVDPRIRPDLAASMQGNRSHLAFGGGPHECPGQDIGRAIADVGVDALLLRLPDVELDCDEGDLRWRASMSSRHLVDLPVRFQPKPTQDVMQRPSVRALPPQRSHWQVTTDGSAPASPMSQPVTPPPVPAPEPARLGAWQRLLRWWRGY, encoded by the coding sequence GTGACGACCGAATCCCATTCTCCGGCCGGTACCGAAGAACCCCCGCTCGGCGCCCCGCCCCCCGGCTGCCCCGCCCATGGCATCCGCGCCGGCGGCGGACCCGGTGTCGGTCCGGGCGGACTGCGCCGCCTGTACGGGCCCGAGGCGGAGGACCTGGACGCGCTGTACGAGAAGCTGCGGGCCGAACACGGCCCCGTCGCGCCCGTGCTGCTCCACAACGACGTACCGATCTGGGTGGTCCTCGGGCACGCCGAGAACCTGCACATGGTCAGCACGCCCGCGCACTACGCGCGCGACAGCCGGCTGTGGACCGCCGTCCAGGACGGCACGGCGGGCGACGACCATCCGCTCGCCCCCCATATCGCCTGGCAGCCCATCTGCTCGCACGCCGAGGGCGACGAGCACCTGCGGCTGCGCGGAGCCGTCACCGGCGCCATGTCGACCATCGACTTCCGCAGCCTGCGGCGCTACATCAACCGCGCCACGCAGCGCCTGGTCAACGTGTTCTGCGAGCTCGGCGAGGCCGATCTGGTCGGACAGTTCGCCGAGCACCTGCCGATGTCCGTGCTCTGCGAGATCATCGGCATGCCCGAGGACTACAACGACCGCATGGTGCAGGCGACCCGTGACCTGCTCAAGGGCACCGACACCGCGATCGCCAGCAACGAGTACGTCATGGGCGTGCTGACCCAGCACACACTGCGCCGCCGTGCCGAGCCCGAGGACGACTTCACCAGCCATCTCATCAACCACCCGGCCCGGCTCACCGACGACGAGGTGGCCCAGCACCTGCGGCTCGTCCTGCTCGCGGCGTACGAGGCCACCGCCAACCTCATCGCCAACGTGCTGCGCATGGTGCTCACCGACCCGCGATTCCGCGCCCAGTTGAACGGCGGGCAGATGACCGTGCCCGAGGCGGTCGAGCAGTCCCTGTGGAACGAGCCGCCGTTCAGCGCCGTCCTCGGCTACTTCGCCAAGCAGGACACGGAGCTCGGCGGTCGGCGCATCCGCAAGGGCGACGGACTGCTCTTCGGGATCGCGCCGGGCAACGTCGACCCCCGCATCCGCCCCGACCTGGCCGCCAGCATGCAGGGCAACCGCTCCCACCTCGCCTTCGGCGGCGGTCCGCACGAGTGCCCCGGACAGGACATCGGCCGCGCCATCGCCGACGTCGGCGTCGACGCCCTGCTGCTGCGGCTGCCCGACGTCGAACTCGACTGTGACGAGGGCGACCTGCGCTGGCGGGCGTCCATGTCCTCGCGCCACCTGGTCGATCTGCCCGTGCGGTTCCAGCCCAAGCCGACGCAGGACGTCATGCAGCGGCCCTCCGTCCGCGCGCTGCCCCCGCAGCGGTCCCACTGGCAGGTCACGACGGACGGTTCGGCGCCGGCCTCGCCCATGTCGCAGCCGGTGACCCCGCCGCCCGTCCCGGCCCCCGAGCCCGCCCGGCTCGGCGCCTGGCAGCGGCTCCTGCGCTGGTGGCGCGGCTACTGA
- a CDS encoding quaternary amine ABC transporter ATP-binding protein yields MSSRLEADHLYKVFGRRSKASVERLRQGADREELRADGITAAVIDASFTVEPGQIFVVMGLSGSGKSTLLRMLNGLLEPTAGQVRFDGQDLTALSARELREVRSRKISMVFQHFALFPHRSVLENAGYGLEVQGVPAAERRERAATALELAGLAGWEKSWPDELSGGMQQRVGLARALATDADLLLMDESFSALDPLIRRDMQDQLIELQKKLKKTIVFITHDLNEAMRLGDRIAVMRDGRIVQIGTAEDILVRPADDYVASFTQDVDRSRVLTAGAVMDTHVRGDEAGCTCETAAPDTSFVDLCAISARLSHPVAVLDKEHTLVGVVPRQRLVGFLGDEQGTPEPCPGSRGAEVKAGA; encoded by the coding sequence GTGTCATCCAGGCTTGAGGCCGATCATCTGTACAAGGTGTTCGGAAGACGATCGAAAGCGTCCGTGGAGCGGCTCCGCCAGGGGGCCGACCGTGAGGAACTGCGCGCCGACGGCATCACCGCCGCGGTGATCGACGCGTCCTTCACGGTGGAACCGGGGCAGATCTTCGTCGTCATGGGCCTGTCCGGATCCGGGAAGTCCACGCTGCTGCGCATGCTCAACGGACTGCTGGAACCGACCGCGGGGCAGGTGCGCTTCGACGGCCAGGACCTCACCGCGCTCAGTGCGCGCGAACTGCGCGAGGTCCGCTCCCGGAAGATCAGCATGGTCTTCCAGCACTTCGCGCTGTTCCCGCACCGCAGCGTGCTGGAGAACGCCGGTTACGGTCTGGAGGTCCAGGGTGTACCGGCCGCCGAACGCAGGGAACGGGCGGCCACGGCCCTCGAACTCGCCGGACTGGCCGGCTGGGAGAAGTCCTGGCCCGACGAACTGTCCGGCGGAATGCAGCAGCGCGTGGGGCTCGCCCGCGCGCTCGCCACCGACGCCGACCTGCTGCTCATGGACGAGTCGTTCAGCGCGCTGGACCCGTTGATCCGACGGGACATGCAGGACCAGCTCATCGAGCTCCAGAAGAAGCTCAAGAAGACCATCGTCTTCATCACGCACGACCTCAACGAGGCGATGCGCCTCGGCGACCGGATCGCCGTCATGCGGGACGGCCGCATCGTGCAGATCGGCACCGCCGAGGACATCCTCGTCCGGCCCGCCGACGACTACGTCGCCTCCTTCACCCAGGACGTCGACCGCTCACGGGTGCTGACCGCGGGCGCCGTCATGGACACGCACGTGCGCGGCGACGAGGCCGGCTGCACCTGCGAGACCGCCGCACCGGACACCTCGTTCGTGGACCTCTGCGCGATCAGCGCCCGGCTGTCCCACCCGGTCGCGGTCCTCGACAAGGAGCACACTCTCGTCGGTGTCGTCCCCCGGCAGCGGCTCGTCGGCTTCCTCGGCGACGAGCAGGGCACGCCCGAGCCATGTCCCGGCTCGCGCGGCGCGGAGGTGAAGGCCGGTGCCTAG
- a CDS encoding sensor histidine kinase codes for MVSVQSPPGDSELPYARVLLLPAILMAVATGAAVAAVTEPARGAVALCGGFATLLVIAIGGEAVRRGRVARDLRAEFAGRAASLEQRVAAHDQEIVRFTQETLPYALDRLHDGDSPSEVVRTLGRDNPDLRDIPKSQKDLLKKLLKIVDTEESMRDAAQRSFVNIARRVQAIVHQQNNELREMEEDHGRNPEVFDDLLRIDHGTALIGRLADSIAVLGGGRPGRQWPEPVPLFSVLRGAMSRILEYRRIELHNIVDVAVTGVSVEPLIHALAELLDNATRYSPPHTRVHVTAIEVQTGVAIEIEDGGVSLSDEARGKIEELLRLAAAGVDPNVMGQAPRLGMAVVGRLAQMYNMQISLRQSAYGGVRAVIVAPRAMLTDDFAPGLAHGIGATSVAGIDNGGVEGPARKPKKRRPTTGPRIPSSSGDPREDDVPVVTEWTPGGLPQRRSRVKVPLSQRYAEAARAEREAAGGADPWEPEPEPEPDEKEPEPGLWVEAFMNGLKGDPDPTAFSTDNQPAPAEADDEGDLK; via the coding sequence ATGGTGAGTGTTCAATCGCCTCCCGGTGACAGTGAACTTCCCTACGCGCGCGTGCTGTTGCTGCCGGCCATACTGATGGCGGTGGCGACCGGCGCCGCAGTCGCGGCGGTGACCGAGCCGGCCCGGGGCGCGGTCGCCCTGTGCGGCGGCTTCGCCACGCTGCTGGTCATCGCGATCGGCGGCGAAGCGGTCCGTCGCGGCCGTGTCGCCCGCGACCTGCGGGCCGAGTTCGCGGGCCGAGCCGCCTCCCTGGAACAGCGCGTCGCCGCCCACGACCAGGAGATCGTGCGGTTCACCCAGGAGACCCTGCCCTACGCGCTCGACCGACTGCACGACGGGGACTCCCCCTCGGAGGTCGTGCGGACCCTGGGCCGCGACAACCCGGACCTCCGCGACATCCCCAAGTCCCAGAAGGACTTGCTGAAGAAACTGCTCAAGATCGTCGACACCGAGGAGTCGATGCGCGACGCCGCGCAGCGCTCCTTCGTCAACATCGCCCGGCGCGTCCAGGCCATCGTCCACCAGCAGAACAACGAACTCCGAGAGATGGAGGAGGACCACGGGCGCAACCCCGAGGTCTTCGACGACCTGCTGCGCATCGACCACGGCACCGCGCTGATCGGCCGGCTCGCCGACTCCATCGCGGTGCTCGGCGGCGGCCGTCCCGGACGCCAATGGCCCGAGCCCGTACCGCTGTTCAGCGTGCTGCGCGGCGCGATGTCGCGCATCCTGGAGTACCGGCGCATCGAGCTGCACAACATCGTCGACGTCGCCGTCACGGGCGTGTCCGTCGAACCGCTCATCCACGCCCTGGCCGAGCTCCTGGACAACGCCACCCGGTACTCGCCCCCGCACACCAGGGTGCACGTCACCGCGATCGAGGTGCAGACCGGCGTCGCCATCGAGATCGAGGACGGCGGCGTCAGCCTCAGCGACGAGGCCCGCGGCAAGATCGAGGAGCTGCTCCGGCTGGCCGCGGCGGGTGTCGACCCGAACGTCATGGGCCAGGCGCCCCGGCTCGGCATGGCCGTCGTCGGACGACTCGCGCAGATGTACAACATGCAGATCTCGCTGCGGCAGTCCGCGTACGGCGGCGTCCGCGCCGTCATCGTCGCACCGCGCGCCATGCTCACCGACGACTTCGCCCCCGGTCTCGCGCACGGCATCGGAGCCACCTCCGTGGCCGGCATCGACAACGGAGGGGTCGAGGGTCCGGCGCGCAAGCCCAAGAAGCGCCGGCCGACCACCGGTCCCCGGATCCCCTCGTCGAGCGGCGACCCCCGCGAGGACGACGTCCCGGTGGTCACCGAATGGACGCCGGGCGGTCTGCCGCAGCGCCGCAGCCGGGTCAAGGTCCCGCTCAGCCAGCGCTACGCCGAGGCGGCCCGCGCGGAGCGGGAGGCAGCCGGCGGCGCCGACCCGTGGGAGCCGGAACCCGAGCCCGAACCGGACGAGAAGGAGCCCGAACCCGGCCTGTGGGTCGAGGCGTTCATGAACGGACTCAAGGGTGACCCTGACCCGACCGCATTCAGCACGGACAACCAGCCGGCCCCTGCCGAGGCCGACGACGAGGGGGACCTCAAGTGA
- a CDS encoding GTP-binding protein: MDFKSSDTVTGPRAEDHLPHTAQAAVKIVIVGGFGVGKTTMVGSVSEIKPLTTEETMTQAGIGVDDNYGSETKTATTVAMDFGRISITDQLVLYLFGTPGQERFWFLWNGLFEGALGAVVLIDTRRLEVSFDVIGRLEERGVPFVVAINDFPDAPRYPVEDLRAALDLSEEIPIVKCDARRRASSRDTLMTLMRFLHSLAMTSARV; the protein is encoded by the coding sequence ATGGACTTCAAAAGCTCTGACACCGTCACGGGTCCTCGCGCCGAGGACCACCTGCCGCACACCGCGCAGGCGGCGGTGAAGATCGTGATCGTGGGCGGCTTCGGAGTCGGCAAGACGACCATGGTGGGCTCCGTCAGCGAGATCAAGCCGCTGACGACCGAGGAGACCATGACGCAGGCCGGCATCGGAGTCGACGACAACTACGGGTCCGAGACCAAGACGGCCACCACCGTGGCCATGGACTTCGGCCGGATCTCCATCACCGACCAACTGGTCCTCTACCTGTTCGGTACTCCGGGCCAGGAGCGCTTCTGGTTCCTGTGGAACGGCCTCTTCGAGGGAGCGCTCGGCGCGGTCGTGCTGATCGACACCCGCCGGCTGGAGGTCAGCTTCGACGTGATCGGCCGGCTGGAGGAACGCGGTGTTCCGTTCGTCGTCGCGATAAACGACTTCCCCGACGCGCCCCGGTACCCGGTCGAGGACCTGCGGGCCGCGCTCGACCTCTCCGAAGAGATCCCGATCGTGAAATGTGACGCGCGTCGCAGGGCGTCGAGCCGCGACACGCTGATGACCCTGATGCGGTTCCTGCATTCCCTGGCGATGACTTCGGCGCGCGTCTGA
- a CDS encoding DUF742 domain-containing protein — MTPPQRRRRQPKERPPEPPAAVLPLAGSEGREGEDDQGKPKNPERLYVLTGGGDAGDRAELDLVTLVVTRAAPPQPATQPEQSALLRLCRAPLSVAEISAYLNLPFSVVTVLLTELLAAELVQARAPIVRQALPDRSLLEAVMHGLQKL; from the coding sequence ATGACTCCTCCGCAACGCCGGCGGCGCCAACCCAAGGAGCGGCCCCCGGAACCTCCCGCAGCGGTCCTCCCCCTCGCCGGCTCGGAAGGCCGCGAGGGGGAGGACGACCAGGGCAAACCGAAGAACCCCGAGCGGCTGTACGTGCTCACCGGCGGCGGTGACGCCGGCGACCGGGCCGAGCTCGACCTGGTCACGCTGGTCGTGACACGTGCCGCCCCACCGCAGCCCGCCACCCAGCCGGAGCAGTCGGCGCTGCTGCGGCTGTGCAGGGCCCCTTTGTCCGTGGCCGAGATCTCGGCCTATCTCAATCTGCCGTTCAGCGTGGTGACCGTCCTGCTCACCGAGCTGCTGGCGGCCGAACTGGTACAGGCGCGCGCCCCGATCGTCCGTCAGGCGCTCCCCGACCGTTCCCTCCTCGAAGCGGTGATGCATGGACTTCAAAAGCTCTGA
- a CDS encoding siderophore-interacting protein, whose product MAERPERKPRKPHSAKVVRTERLTPHMQRVVLGGDTLADFAAGTSTDHYVKLLFGPAGVTYPEPFDMERIREEFPREQWPVTRTYTVRAWDPEVRELTLDFVVHGDEGLAGPWALRVQPGEVVRFMGPGGAYAPDTSADWHLLAGDESALPAIAAALESLPDAAVVRAFVEVSGPEEEQKIDSAAEVVWLHRGDRPVGAALVEAVRALEFPEGRVHAFVHGEAGFVKELRGLLRVERGISRDDLSISGYWRLGHNEDGWQAGKREWNAQVEAEQEASA is encoded by the coding sequence ATGGCAGAGCGCCCGGAACGCAAGCCCCGGAAGCCCCACTCCGCGAAGGTCGTGCGGACCGAGCGGCTGACCCCCCACATGCAACGGGTGGTCCTCGGGGGCGACACTCTCGCGGACTTCGCCGCGGGCACCAGCACCGACCACTATGTGAAGCTGCTCTTCGGTCCCGCGGGTGTCACGTATCCCGAGCCCTTCGACATGGAGCGCATTCGCGAGGAGTTCCCGCGCGAGCAGTGGCCGGTGACGCGGACGTACACCGTGCGCGCCTGGGACCCCGAAGTGCGCGAGCTGACACTGGACTTCGTGGTGCACGGCGACGAGGGACTCGCCGGGCCGTGGGCGCTTCGGGTGCAGCCCGGCGAGGTCGTCCGGTTCATGGGACCCGGTGGCGCGTACGCGCCCGACACGAGCGCCGACTGGCATCTGCTCGCGGGTGACGAGAGCGCGCTGCCCGCGATCGCCGCCGCGCTGGAGTCGCTGCCCGACGCCGCCGTCGTCCGCGCGTTCGTCGAGGTCTCCGGACCCGAGGAGGAGCAGAAGATCGACTCCGCCGCGGAGGTCGTCTGGCTGCACCGCGGTGACCGGCCCGTGGGCGCGGCGCTGGTGGAGGCCGTACGAGCGCTGGAGTTCCCGGAGGGCCGGGTGCACGCGTTCGTGCACGGCGAGGCGGGCTTCGTGAAGGAACTGCGGGGGCTGCTGCGGGTCGAGCGCGGGATCTCGCGCGACGACCTGTCCATCTCCGGCTACTGGCGCCTCGGTCACAACGAGGACGGCTGGCAGGCGGGCAAGCGCGAGTGGAACGCCCAGGTCGAGGCGGAGCAGGAGGCGTCGGCCTGA
- a CDS encoding roadblock/LC7 domain-containing protein, whose product MIQQRANFDWMLKELADGVPGIQQIVVLSADGLRIARYGGDPDAADRVAAACAGLQSLAGAVAGEIPRSDGRMRMVIIEINGGYFYLMSAGPNAYLAVLANQTAEPGLMSNRMRDLVVRIGAHLTSPPRRNGQTV is encoded by the coding sequence GTGATCCAGCAGCGAGCCAACTTCGACTGGATGCTCAAGGAACTCGCCGACGGAGTGCCGGGCATCCAGCAGATCGTGGTGCTCTCCGCCGACGGACTGCGCATCGCCCGCTACGGCGGCGACCCGGACGCGGCCGACCGGGTCGCCGCGGCCTGCGCGGGCCTGCAGAGCCTGGCCGGGGCCGTCGCCGGCGAGATCCCGAGAAGCGACGGCCGGATGCGGATGGTCATCATCGAGATCAACGGCGGCTACTTCTACCTGATGTCGGCGGGCCCCAACGCCTATCTCGCGGTACTCGCCAACCAGACCGCGGAACCCGGGCTGATGAGCAACCGCATGCGCGACCTCGTCGTACGGATCGGCGCCCATCTGACGAGTCCGCCGCGGCGCAACGGGCAGACCGTATGA
- a CDS encoding 5'-3' exonuclease produces the protein MRNVTTQTRRLMLLDTASLYFRAYFGVPESVKAPDGTPVNAVRGLLEFIDRLVKDHRPDDLVACMDADWRPQWRVDLIPSYKAHRVAVETETGPDEEEVPDTLSPQVPVIEAVLDAVGIARVGVARYEADDVIGTFTGRATGPVDIVTGDRDLYQLVDDKREVRVLYPLKGVGTLQLTDEAWLREKYGVDGPGYADLALLRGDPSDGLPGVPGIGEKTAAKLLAEFGDLAGIMAAVDDPKAKLTPSQRKRLDESRPYLAVAPTVVKVAGDVPLPEVDTALPHAPAHPAALDELAERWGLGGSLHRLLTTLQT, from the coding sequence ATGCGGAACGTGACGACGCAGACTCGACGACTCATGCTTCTCGACACCGCCTCGCTGTATTTCCGCGCCTACTTCGGTGTGCCGGAATCCGTGAAGGCCCCGGACGGCACTCCGGTGAACGCCGTGCGCGGGCTGCTGGAGTTCATCGACCGCCTGGTGAAGGACCACCGCCCGGACGACCTGGTGGCCTGCATGGACGCGGACTGGCGCCCGCAGTGGCGGGTCGACCTGATCCCGTCGTACAAGGCGCACCGGGTCGCGGTGGAGACGGAGACAGGCCCGGACGAGGAGGAGGTGCCGGACACGCTCTCCCCGCAGGTTCCCGTCATCGAGGCCGTCCTGGACGCGGTGGGCATCGCGCGCGTGGGGGTCGCCCGGTACGAGGCGGACGACGTGATCGGCACGTTCACCGGCCGCGCCACGGGCCCGGTCGACATCGTCACCGGCGACCGTGACCTGTATCAACTCGTCGATGACAAGCGGGAAGTGCGCGTGCTGTACCCCCTCAAGGGCGTCGGCACGCTCCAGCTCACCGACGAGGCCTGGCTGCGCGAGAAGTACGGCGTGGACGGCCCGGGGTACGCGGATCTGGCCCTGCTGCGCGGCGACCCGAGCGACGGACTGCCCGGGGTGCCCGGCATCGGGGAGAAGACGGCCGCCAAACTGCTCGCCGAGTTCGGCGACCTGGCCGGGATCATGGCCGCGGTCGACGACCCCAAGGCCAAGCTGACGCCCTCTCAGCGCAAGCGTCTGGACGAGTCGCGGCCGTACCTCGCCGTGGCGCCGACGGTCGTCAAGGTGGCCGGGGACGTACCGCTGCCCGAGGTGGACACGGCGCTGCCGCACGCGCCCGCGCATCCCGCCGCACTCGACGAACTGGCCGAGCGCTGGGGCCTGGGCGGCTCGTTGCACCGCCTGCTCACGACCCTGCAGACCTAG
- a CDS encoding amino acid permease: protein MTTTAPSDVRPDPPESTDDRSLTEFGYRQELHRSLGRYASFAAGFSFISVLTTVFQFFAFGYAFGGPVFFWTWPAVLIGQLAVAACFAELAARYPISGAIYQWSSRLSNPSFGWFAGWIMVIGQIVVVAAAALALQMVLPAIWSGFQLVGSDPAPTSPDGAANAAVLGVVLLVLTTLVNVLDNRVMSAINRVGVTAEIIGAVLIIVLLLTHSERSPGITFHTGAAGGTGLLGALMVGSFMAAYVMIGFDSAGEMSEETHHPRRTAPRTILTALGAAGLLGGLIVLGGLLAAPSLTDGRLGVDGLSYVLTSSLGDGVGRALLADVVVAIAVATLAIQTAACRMLFSMARDGRLPFSGRLAKVDPRTGMPSAPALVVGVLAAALLLLNFASPDAFLAIGTTCIVMLYLAYAMVTGPLLVRRLRGRFTADGTDETGAPLFSLGRWGVPVNALALVYGLFMTVNLAWPRAAVYDPAGGHWYFRWFTLLFLGLTLAAGAGYRAFRARATAAGAPEVVPASYA from the coding sequence GTGACCACCACCGCCCCCTCCGACGTACGACCCGATCCGCCGGAGTCCACCGACGACCGCTCCCTGACCGAGTTCGGCTACCGCCAGGAGCTGCACCGCAGCCTCGGCCGGTACGCCTCGTTCGCCGCCGGCTTCTCCTTCATCTCCGTCCTCACGACGGTCTTCCAGTTCTTCGCCTTCGGGTACGCGTTCGGCGGCCCGGTCTTCTTCTGGACCTGGCCGGCCGTGCTGATCGGCCAGTTGGCGGTCGCCGCCTGCTTCGCGGAACTGGCCGCGCGCTACCCGATCTCCGGCGCGATCTACCAGTGGTCCTCTCGTCTCTCGAACCCCTCCTTCGGCTGGTTCGCCGGCTGGATCATGGTGATCGGGCAGATCGTGGTGGTCGCCGCGGCGGCGCTCGCCCTGCAGATGGTGCTGCCCGCGATCTGGTCCGGCTTCCAGCTCGTCGGCAGCGATCCGGCCCCGACCAGTCCCGACGGCGCGGCCAACGCGGCCGTCCTCGGCGTCGTCCTGCTCGTCCTGACCACGCTGGTGAACGTCCTCGACAACCGGGTGATGTCCGCGATCAACCGAGTCGGCGTCACCGCCGAGATCATCGGCGCCGTCCTGATCATCGTGCTGCTGCTCACCCACTCCGAGCGCTCCCCCGGCATCACCTTCCACACCGGTGCCGCCGGCGGCACGGGCCTGTTGGGGGCGCTGATGGTCGGCTCGTTCATGGCCGCGTACGTGATGATCGGCTTCGACAGCGCCGGTGAGATGAGCGAGGAGACCCACCACCCGAGGCGCACCGCACCGCGCACGATCCTCACCGCCCTCGGCGCGGCGGGCCTGCTCGGCGGACTGATCGTGCTCGGCGGACTGCTCGCCGCCCCGAGCCTCACCGACGGCCGCCTGGGCGTCGACGGACTCAGCTACGTCCTGACCAGCAGCCTCGGCGACGGCGTCGGCCGGGCACTGCTCGCCGACGTGGTGGTGGCCATCGCGGTGGCCACCCTGGCGATCCAGACCGCCGCCTGCCGCATGCTCTTCTCGATGGCCCGCGACGGCCGGCTCCCCTTCTCGGGCCGTCTCGCGAAGGTGGACCCGCGCACCGGCATGCCGAGCGCCCCCGCCCTGGTCGTCGGCGTCCTCGCGGCGGCCCTGCTGCTCCTGAACTTCGCCTCCCCGGACGCGTTCCTGGCGATCGGCACCACCTGCATCGTGATGCTGTACCTGGCGTACGCGATGGTCACCGGCCCGCTCCTGGTGCGCCGGCTGCGCGGGCGGTTCACCGCGGACGGCACCGACGAGACCGGCGCCCCGCTCTTCTCCCTGGGCCGCTGGGGCGTCCCCGTCAACGCGCTCGCCCTCGTCTACGGCCTCTTCATGACGGTCAACCTGGCGTGGCCGCGCGCCGCGGTGTACGACCCGGCGGGCGGGCACTGGTACTTCCGCTGGTTCACCCTGCTCTTCCTCGGTCTGACGCTGGCCGCGGGCGCCGGGTATCGGGCCTTCAGGGCTCGGGCGACGGCGGCCGGGGCTCCCGAGGTGGTCCCGGCCTCGTACGCTTGA
- a CDS encoding RluA family pseudouridine synthase → MRRKPRIPPSPLPQRHGVDPVRIRLPREGSRPTVREYLVERLAAGDGVIDTMIDEGQIVGEDGRPLTAEAAYAPGMFLWFHRELPDEEPVPFPLDVVYRDEHIVVADKPHFLATTPRGSHVAETALARLRRELGLPELGAAHRLDRLTAGLVLFTVRPEERGAYQSLFRDRLVGKEYEAVAPYDSALALPRTVTSRILKERGVMAAREVTGEPNAVTGIELVEHRDGLGRYRLTPRTGQTHQLRVHMSASGVPILGDPLYPVVTGPVPAGDFRRPLQLLARALEFTDPVTGRAHRFVSGRVLEAWASYDAWSDRTTGDQ, encoded by the coding sequence GTGAGACGCAAGCCCCGGATCCCGCCCTCTCCCCTCCCGCAGCGCCACGGGGTCGACCCCGTGCGGATCAGACTGCCGCGGGAGGGGAGCCGGCCCACCGTGCGGGAGTACCTGGTGGAGCGGCTCGCGGCGGGCGACGGGGTCATCGACACGATGATCGACGAAGGTCAGATCGTCGGCGAGGACGGACGGCCGCTCACCGCCGAAGCGGCCTACGCGCCGGGGATGTTCCTGTGGTTCCACCGGGAGCTGCCCGACGAGGAACCGGTGCCGTTCCCGCTCGACGTGGTGTACCGGGACGAGCACATCGTCGTCGCCGACAAGCCGCACTTCCTCGCCACCACACCTCGCGGCAGCCATGTGGCGGAAACAGCCCTCGCCCGGCTGCGCCGGGAACTGGGGCTGCCCGAGCTGGGCGCCGCGCACCGCCTCGACCGGCTGACCGCCGGACTCGTGCTGTTCACCGTACGGCCGGAGGAACGCGGCGCGTACCAGTCGCTGTTCCGCGACCGGCTGGTCGGCAAGGAGTACGAGGCCGTGGCGCCGTACGACTCCGCTCTCGCCCTGCCGCGCACGGTCACCAGCCGCATCCTCAAGGAGCGCGGGGTGATGGCCGCGCGGGAGGTGACGGGCGAGCCGAACGCGGTCACCGGGATCGAACTGGTGGAACACCGGGACGGGCTGGGCCGCTACCGGCTCACCCCGCGTACCGGTCAGACCCATCAGCTCCGGGTGCACATGAGCGCGTCGGGTGTGCCCATCCTCGGCGATCCGCTGTACCCGGTGGTGACCGGTCCGGTGCCGGCCGGCGACTTCCGGCGCCCGCTCCAACTGCTGGCTCGGGCACTGGAGTTCACCGATCCGGTCACCGGGCGGGCCCACCGGTTCGTGAGCGGGCGGGTACTGGAGGCGTGGGCCTCGTACGACGCCTGGTCGGACCGGACCACCGGGGATCAGTAG